Proteins encoded by one window of Sphingomonas ginkgonis:
- the ilvC gene encoding ketol-acid reductoisomerase — protein MIREDQIDAAPLSGKRVAIIGYGNQGRAQALNLRDSGIDVVVGQRAGSAAIPRAREDGLMVVAPVEAVADADLAMLLVPDEHLPALYRELEPALSPGRAIGFSHGLAVHFGLLTPRPDLDVLMIAPKGPGTALRSLYRDGKGMIALVAVHQDASGRARALALAYAKALGCGRAGIIESSFEEECVSDLFNEQAVVWGAVPDILVAGWQTLVAAGISEEVAYLECVSELKLLAGLIEDRGLAGMREAISNTAELGAALGGPRIVDEGVRERMAAILASVRSGAFTDELQRERDSDYARLRERRKGDRASPLEAARTRLFPSG, from the coding sequence ATGATCCGAGAAGACCAGATCGATGCCGCCCCGCTCTCCGGCAAGCGGGTGGCGATCATCGGCTATGGCAACCAGGGGCGGGCGCAGGCGCTCAACCTGCGCGACAGCGGCATCGACGTGGTGGTGGGCCAGCGCGCCGGCTCCGCCGCGATTCCCCGGGCTCGCGAAGACGGGTTGATGGTGGTGGCGCCGGTTGAAGCGGTTGCCGACGCGGACCTCGCCATGCTGCTGGTGCCCGACGAGCATCTGCCCGCCCTCTACCGCGAGCTCGAGCCGGCGCTGAGCCCCGGCCGCGCGATCGGTTTCAGCCATGGCCTCGCGGTCCACTTCGGGCTGCTGACGCCGCGTCCCGACCTCGACGTGCTGATGATCGCGCCCAAGGGGCCCGGCACGGCGCTCCGCAGCCTCTACCGCGACGGCAAGGGGATGATTGCGCTGGTCGCCGTCCACCAGGACGCGAGCGGCCGGGCACGCGCGCTGGCGCTGGCCTATGCGAAGGCGCTGGGCTGCGGACGCGCCGGGATCATCGAATCCAGCTTCGAGGAGGAATGCGTTTCCGACCTGTTTAACGAACAGGCGGTGGTCTGGGGCGCGGTTCCCGACATCCTGGTCGCCGGTTGGCAGACCCTCGTCGCCGCCGGCATCTCGGAGGAAGTCGCCTACCTCGAGTGCGTGTCCGAGCTGAAGCTGCTCGCCGGGCTGATCGAGGACCGCGGTCTCGCCGGCATGCGCGAGGCGATCAGCAACACGGCCGAACTCGGCGCGGCGCTCGGCGGACCGCGCATCGTCGACGAGGGGGTGCGCGAGCGGATGGCGGCGATCCTCGCGAGCGTCCGTTCCGGCGCCTTCACCGACGAACTGCAGCGCGAGCGGGACTCGGACTATGCCCGGCTTCGCGAGCGGCGGAAGGGCGACCGCGCCTCGCCGCTCGAGGCTGCCCGCACCCGCCTGTTTCCGTCGGGCTAG
- a CDS encoding outer membrane protein yields MNKFVALAAVAATTAIAAPAAAQGGPTGPVGAHVEAVLGVDHVRLELDDLGLGGHVGDEGILYGLGAGFDFAATSRVSLGVDVEATDSTLKASDSTASIRASRDLYAGGRVSLAVASRTNLYLKAGYSNARFTGRDGNLRASTTLDGLRLGGGVQGSLGGKAFVGLEYRYTNYQSDVTRHQGALLIGTRF; encoded by the coding sequence GTGAACAAGTTTGTTGCGCTCGCGGCCGTTGCCGCGACGACCGCCATCGCTGCGCCGGCGGCTGCCCAGGGCGGGCCGACCGGCCCGGTCGGGGCCCATGTCGAGGCGGTGCTCGGGGTCGACCATGTCCGGCTCGAGCTCGACGATCTTGGCCTTGGCGGCCATGTCGGCGACGAGGGCATCCTCTATGGCCTGGGCGCCGGCTTCGACTTCGCGGCGACGAGCCGCGTCTCGCTCGGCGTCGATGTCGAGGCGACCGATTCGACGCTCAAGGCGAGCGACTCGACGGCGAGCATCCGCGCCAGCCGCGACCTCTACGCCGGTGGGCGGGTCAGCCTGGCGGTCGCGAGCCGGACCAATCTCTACCTGAAGGCGGGCTACAGCAACGCCCGCTTCACCGGTCGCGACGGCAACCTTCGCGCCAGCACGACGCTGGACGGCCTCCGCCTTGGCGGCGGCGTCCAGGGTTCGCTCGGTGGCAAGGCCTTTGTCGGGCTGGAGTATCGCTACACCAACTACCAGTCGGACGTGACCCGGCACCAGGGCGCGCTGCTGATCGGCACGCGCTTCTAG
- the mutL gene encoding DNA mismatch repair endonuclease MutL — MSIRRLPSHLVDRIAAGEVVERPASALKELVENALDAGARNVDVRLAAGGLDLVEVADDGSGMSPDDMRLALERHATSKLPDERIEAVASFGFRGEALPSIASVARFTLESRVRGAEGWRLVVDHGQPAGEGPAALPPGTRVRVEELFGKVPARRKFLRSPRAEYAACLDAMRRLAMARPDVAFSVQHDGRRVLSVQPDTLQNRVAALLDPGLARSGVGIDLVRGGLQLGGVVSLPTFNRGAADQQFLFVNARPVKDRLLVGALRAAYRDLLARDRHPLAALFLVLPGEEVDINVHPAKTEVRFRDPQAVRGLIVGGLRAALDEAGHRSGIHDQAAAPVNWTVEPVRPGGAGPDLGTAPMPFPPPAPFAGLMVAESRSLFTAAPAARAEPATAPVPSHPLGVARGQVAATYIVAEAEDGLVIVDQHAAHERLVLERMRAARTGGATSSQPLLLPVVVELDEPDADRVEELTGELAALGLELERFGPTAILVRATPAALGRADVEGLVRDLAAQAAELGGVMALQDRLDHVAATMACHGSVRAGRILSVAEMNALLREMEVTPHSGQCNHGRPTWVKLSMPDVERLFGRK, encoded by the coding sequence ATGTCAATAAGAAGGCTGCCCTCGCATCTCGTCGACCGCATCGCCGCCGGCGAGGTGGTGGAGCGGCCGGCAAGCGCGCTCAAGGAGCTGGTCGAGAATGCGCTCGACGCCGGGGCTCGGAACGTCGACGTAAGGCTCGCTGCCGGCGGGCTCGACCTCGTCGAGGTGGCCGACGACGGGTCGGGGATGAGCCCCGACGACATGCGCCTCGCGCTCGAGCGGCACGCCACTTCCAAGCTCCCGGACGAGCGAATCGAGGCGGTGGCGAGCTTCGGCTTCCGCGGCGAGGCGCTGCCGTCGATCGCCAGCGTCGCCCGCTTCACGCTGGAGAGCCGGGTCCGGGGCGCCGAGGGCTGGCGGCTGGTGGTGGATCACGGCCAACCGGCGGGCGAGGGGCCGGCGGCGCTTCCGCCGGGCACCCGGGTCAGGGTCGAGGAGCTGTTCGGCAAGGTGCCCGCCCGGCGCAAGTTCCTCCGCTCTCCCCGCGCCGAATATGCCGCGTGCCTGGACGCGATGCGGCGGCTGGCAATGGCGCGGCCCGACGTTGCCTTTTCGGTCCAGCACGATGGGCGCAGGGTGCTGTCGGTCCAGCCGGACACGCTGCAGAACCGGGTCGCCGCGCTGCTCGACCCGGGCCTCGCGCGGAGCGGCGTCGGCATCGACCTCGTTCGCGGCGGGCTGCAGCTGGGCGGGGTGGTCAGCCTGCCGACCTTCAATCGCGGCGCGGCGGACCAGCAGTTCCTGTTCGTCAACGCCCGGCCGGTCAAGGACCGGCTGCTGGTCGGGGCGCTCCGCGCCGCCTACCGCGACCTGCTCGCCCGCGACCGCCACCCGCTCGCCGCCCTGTTCCTGGTGCTGCCAGGGGAAGAGGTCGACATCAACGTCCACCCGGCCAAGACCGAGGTCCGCTTCCGCGACCCGCAGGCGGTGCGCGGCCTCATCGTCGGCGGGCTCCGCGCGGCACTGGACGAGGCGGGGCACCGCAGCGGAATCCACGATCAGGCGGCGGCGCCGGTGAACTGGACGGTCGAGCCGGTCCGGCCGGGAGGCGCGGGTCCGGATCTCGGGACCGCGCCCATGCCCTTTCCTCCGCCGGCCCCGTTCGCCGGGCTGATGGTGGCGGAAAGCCGCTCGCTCTTCACCGCCGCACCCGCCGCGCGTGCCGAGCCGGCGACCGCGCCGGTGCCGAGCCATCCGCTCGGCGTCGCCCGCGGGCAGGTCGCGGCGACCTACATCGTCGCCGAGGCGGAGGACGGGCTGGTGATCGTCGACCAGCATGCCGCGCACGAGCGGCTGGTGCTCGAGCGGATGCGCGCGGCGCGGACCGGCGGCGCCACGTCGAGCCAGCCGCTGCTGCTGCCGGTGGTGGTCGAGCTCGACGAGCCGGATGCCGACCGGGTCGAGGAGCTGACCGGCGAACTCGCCGCGCTCGGACTGGAGCTGGAACGGTTCGGGCCGACGGCGATCCTCGTCCGCGCCACGCCCGCCGCCCTCGGCCGAGCCGACGTCGAAGGGCTCGTCCGCGATCTCGCCGCGCAGGCCGCCGAGCTGGGCGGGGTGATGGCGTTGCAGGACCGGCTCGACCATGTCGCGGCCACCATGGCCTGCCACGGCTCGGTCCGGGCGGGACGGATCCTCTCCGTCGCCGAGATGAACGCCTTGCTGCGCGAGATGGAAGTCACGCCGCACAGCGGCCAGTGCAACCACGGCCGCCCGACCTGGGTGAAGCTTTCCATGCCTGACGTGGAGCGGCTTTTCGGACGGAAATGA
- a CDS encoding rod shape-determining protein: MFWTRWFKWMSHDMAIDLGTANTLVYVRGRGIVLNEPSVVAIETINGVKKVKAVGDDAKLMMGKTPDQIEAIRPLRDGVIADIDVAEQMIKHFIHKVHGGKMRAWRFPEIVICVPSGSTSVERRAIRDAASNAGASAVYLIEEPMAAAIGADMPVTEPIGSMVVDIGGGTTEVAVLSLRGLAYTTSVRVGGDKMDEAISSYVRRNHNLLIGEATAERIKQEVGIAKPPVDGIGKTVHIKGRDLVNGVPKEISINQGQIAEALSEPVGTIVEGVRIALENTAPELAADICDQGIVLTGGGALLQGLDEVLRDETGLPVTVAEDPLTCVALGTGRALEEEQFRGVLQTA; encoded by the coding sequence ATGTTCTGGACGCGCTGGTTCAAATGGATGTCGCACGACATGGCGATCGACCTCGGGACGGCCAACACGCTGGTCTATGTCCGGGGCCGCGGCATCGTCCTCAACGAGCCCTCGGTCGTCGCGATCGAGACCATCAACGGCGTCAAGAAGGTCAAGGCGGTCGGTGACGACGCCAAGCTGATGATGGGCAAGACGCCCGACCAGATCGAAGCCATCCGCCCGCTGCGCGACGGGGTCATCGCCGACATCGATGTCGCCGAGCAGATGATCAAGCACTTCATCCACAAGGTCCACGGCGGCAAGATGCGCGCCTGGCGCTTTCCGGAAATCGTGATCTGCGTGCCCTCGGGCTCGACCAGCGTCGAGCGCCGCGCGATCCGCGACGCCGCGTCGAACGCCGGCGCCAGCGCCGTCTACCTGATCGAGGAGCCGATGGCCGCCGCGATCGGCGCCGACATGCCGGTGACCGAGCCGATCGGCTCGATGGTCGTCGACATCGGCGGCGGCACCACCGAGGTCGCCGTCCTCTCGCTCCGCGGCCTCGCCTACACGACGTCGGTGCGGGTCGGCGGCGACAAGATGGACGAGGCGATCTCCTCCTACGTCCGGCGCAACCACAATCTGCTGATCGGTGAAGCGACCGCCGAGCGGATCAAGCAGGAGGTCGGGATCGCCAAGCCGCCGGTCGACGGCATCGGCAAGACCGTCCACATCAAGGGCCGCGACCTCGTCAATGGCGTGCCCAAGGAAATCTCGATCAACCAGGGCCAGATCGCCGAGGCGCTGTCGGAACCGGTGGGCACGATCGTCGAGGGCGTCCGGATCGCGCTCGAGAACACCGCGCCCGAGCTCGCCGCCGACATCTGCGACCAGGGCATCGTGCTGACCGGCGGCGGCGCGCTGCTGCAGGGCCTCGACGAGGTGCTGCGCGACGAGACCGGGCTGCCGGTCACGGTCGCCGAGGATCCGCTGACCTGCGTCGCCCTGGGCACCGGCCGGGCGCTCGAGGAAGAGCAGTTCCGCGGCGTCCTCCAGACCGCGTAA